In Columba livia isolate bColLiv1 breed racing homer chromosome 8, bColLiv1.pat.W.v2, whole genome shotgun sequence, a single genomic region encodes these proteins:
- the MUTYH gene encoding adenine DNA glycosylase isoform X5 translates to MGVCAQLVLAVPWCVVCSQSLRTKNKAGRRVKLHLSNTASEPEHFSLAATEPDADRRAYAVWVSEIMLQQTQVATVIDYYNRWMQKWPTLQALAQASLEEVNELWAGLGYYSRGKRLQEAARKVPWCWGVGAFLDPSAACGSVLAPVCLASLGLCAAATRVVTELGGQMPRTAEELQKLLPGVGRYTAGAIASISYGQATGVVDGNVIRVLCRLRCIGADSSSPAVIDRLWDMANALVDRSRPGDFNQALMELGATVCVPKAPLCGECPVRQHCRARRRVEKELAFASQKLFGKPAPVPDVEDCGFGDCPLCPPATEPWDSSLGVTNFPRKAAKKQPRVARTATCVLERRGCHGALEYLIVQRPSSGLLAGLWEFPSLALAQGLQEEQQREVLADHLQACTGRPVAAGDLRLIGEVIHVFSHIHQTYVVYSLPLDGDVTLDPALSPSRWVTEEEFHTSAVSTAMKKVLKACEKQHGKDSDHGKVGIAGGCTAPGAAPRCCGPWCAVLETHGLWGQAVDHPKPGTGLSLGGFALVCPQYQASKRKRGAKPQGASSTRPGTQLSLRAFLQAPTSL, encoded by the exons ATGGGAGTGTGCGCCCAGCTGGTCCTGGCAGTTCCGTGGTGTGTGGTCTGTAGCCAGTCCCTCCGTACGAAGAATAAAGCGGGACGCAGGGTGAAACTGCACCTCTCAAACACAGCATCCGAGCCTGAGCACTTTTCCCTG gCAGCAACTGAGCCGGATGCCGACAGACGGGCGTACGCAG TGTGGGTGTCCGAGATCATGCTCCAGCAGACACAGGTAGCTACAGTGATCGACTACTACAACCGCTGGATGCAG AAGTGGCCGACGCTGCAGGCTCTGGCTCAGGCGTCCCTGGAG GAGGTGAACGAGCTGTGGGCAGGACTCGGCTACTACTCGAGGGGGAAGCGTCTGCAGGAGGCAGCGAGGAAGGTGCCCTGGTGCTGGGGTGTGGGGGCATTTCTGGATccctctgcagcctgtgggtCGGTGCTGGCCCCCGTCTGCCTTGCCTCGCTggggctgtgtgctgctgccacaAGG GTGGTGACCGAGCTGGGGGGACAGATGCCCAGGacagctgaggagctgcagaagctgctgccgGGAGTGGGCAGATACACAGCAGGAGCCATCGCGTCCATCTCCTATGGGCAG gCTACCGGTGTCGTGGATGGGAATGTGATCCGGGTCCTGTGCCGCCTGCGGTGCATCGGTGCCGACTCCAGCAGCCCGGCCGTCATCGACCGGCTCTG GGATATGGCCAATGCCCTGGTAGACAGGAGCCGCCCAGGGGATTTTAACCAAGCCCTGATGGAGCTGGGGGCAACGGTGTGCGTGCCCAAGGCCCCGCTGTGTGGGGAGTGCCCTGTGAGGCAGCACTGCCGAGCACGGCGCAGG GTGGAGAAGGAGCTGGCCTTTGCCTctcagaagctgtttggaaaacCTGCCCCAGTACCTGATGTTGAGGATTGTG GTTTTGGAGACTGTCCCTTGTGCCCACCAGCCACAGAGCCGTGGGACAGCAGCCTGGGGGTGACCAACTTCCCCCGGAAAGCAGCGAAGAAGCAGCCGCGGGTGGCACGAACAGCCACATGTGTGCTGGAGCGGAGGGGCTGCCACGGCGCCCTGGAATACCTCATTGTGCAGAGACCCAGCTCAG GTCTCCTGGCCGGGCTCTGGGAGTTCCCCAGCCTGGCGCTGGCTCAGGGtctgcaggaggagcagcagagggaggTGCTGGCAGATCACCTCCAGGCCTGCACGGGGCGGCCTGTGGCAGCTGGAGACCTGCGGCTTATCGGAGAG GTCATCCACGTCTTCTCTCACATCCACCAGACGTATGTGGTCTACTCCCTGCCCCTAGATGGGGATGTGACCCTGGACCCTGCCTTATCCCCATCCCGCTGGGTGACAGAGGAGGAGTTCCACACCTCAGCCGTGTCCACAGCCATGAAGAAG GTGCTGAAAGCATGTGAGAAACAGCATGGGAAGGATAGCGACCATGGCAAGGTGGGCATCGCTGGAGGGTGCacagccccaggagctgccccaCGTTGCTGTGGGCCCTGGTGTGCAGTGCTGGAGACCCATGGGCTTTGGGGTCAGGCCGTGGACCATCCCAAGCCTGGGACAGGGCTGAGTCTGGGTGGCTTTGCCCTTGTATGTCCCCAATACCAG GCCTCCAAGCGGAAGCGGGGGGCAAAGCCGCAGGGAGCAAGCAGCACCCGCCCCGGGACACAACTCTCCCTCCGTGCCTTCCTCCAGGCACCCACGTCCCTGTGA
- the MUTYH gene encoding adenine DNA glycosylase isoform X8, which translates to MGVCAQLVLAVPWCVVCSQSLRTKNKAGRRVKLHLSNTASEPEHFSLAATEPDADRRAYAVWVSEIMLQQTQVATVIDYYNRWMQKWPTLQALAQASLEEVNELWAGLGYYSRGKRLQEAARKVVTELGGQMPRTAEELQKLLPGVGRYTAGAIASISYGQATGVVDGNVIRVLCRLRCIGADSSSPAVIDRLWDMANALVDRSRPGDFNQALMELGATVCVPKAPLCGECPVRQHCRARRRVEKELAFASQKLFGKPAPVPDVEDCGFGDCPLCPPATEPWDSSLGVTNFPRKAAKKQPRVARTATCVLERRGCHGALEYLIVQRPSSGLLAGLWEFPSLALAQGLQEEQQREVLADHLQACTGRPVAAGDLRLIGEVIHVFSHIHQTYVVYSLPLDGDVTLDPALSPSRWVTEEEFHTSAVSTAMKKVLKACEKQHGKDSDHGKASKRKRGAKPQGASSTRPGTQLSLRAFLQAPTSL; encoded by the exons ATGGGAGTGTGCGCCCAGCTGGTCCTGGCAGTTCCGTGGTGTGTGGTCTGTAGCCAGTCCCTCCGTACGAAGAATAAAGCGGGACGCAGGGTGAAACTGCACCTCTCAAACACAGCATCCGAGCCTGAGCACTTTTCCCTG gCAGCAACTGAGCCGGATGCCGACAGACGGGCGTACGCAG TGTGGGTGTCCGAGATCATGCTCCAGCAGACACAGGTAGCTACAGTGATCGACTACTACAACCGCTGGATGCAG AAGTGGCCGACGCTGCAGGCTCTGGCTCAGGCGTCCCTGGAG GAGGTGAACGAGCTGTGGGCAGGACTCGGCTACTACTCGAGGGGGAAGCGTCTGCAGGAGGCAGCGAGGAAG GTGGTGACCGAGCTGGGGGGACAGATGCCCAGGacagctgaggagctgcagaagctgctgccgGGAGTGGGCAGATACACAGCAGGAGCCATCGCGTCCATCTCCTATGGGCAG gCTACCGGTGTCGTGGATGGGAATGTGATCCGGGTCCTGTGCCGCCTGCGGTGCATCGGTGCCGACTCCAGCAGCCCGGCCGTCATCGACCGGCTCTG GGATATGGCCAATGCCCTGGTAGACAGGAGCCGCCCAGGGGATTTTAACCAAGCCCTGATGGAGCTGGGGGCAACGGTGTGCGTGCCCAAGGCCCCGCTGTGTGGGGAGTGCCCTGTGAGGCAGCACTGCCGAGCACGGCGCAGG GTGGAGAAGGAGCTGGCCTTTGCCTctcagaagctgtttggaaaacCTGCCCCAGTACCTGATGTTGAGGATTGTG GTTTTGGAGACTGTCCCTTGTGCCCACCAGCCACAGAGCCGTGGGACAGCAGCCTGGGGGTGACCAACTTCCCCCGGAAAGCAGCGAAGAAGCAGCCGCGGGTGGCACGAACAGCCACATGTGTGCTGGAGCGGAGGGGCTGCCACGGCGCCCTGGAATACCTCATTGTGCAGAGACCCAGCTCAG GTCTCCTGGCCGGGCTCTGGGAGTTCCCCAGCCTGGCGCTGGCTCAGGGtctgcaggaggagcagcagagggaggTGCTGGCAGATCACCTCCAGGCCTGCACGGGGCGGCCTGTGGCAGCTGGAGACCTGCGGCTTATCGGAGAG GTCATCCACGTCTTCTCTCACATCCACCAGACGTATGTGGTCTACTCCCTGCCCCTAGATGGGGATGTGACCCTGGACCCTGCCTTATCCCCATCCCGCTGGGTGACAGAGGAGGAGTTCCACACCTCAGCCGTGTCCACAGCCATGAAGAAG GTGCTGAAAGCATGTGAGAAACAGCATGGGAAGGATAGCGACCATGGCAAG GCCTCCAAGCGGAAGCGGGGGGCAAAGCCGCAGGGAGCAAGCAGCACCCGCCCCGGGACACAACTCTCCCTCCGTGCCTTCCTCCAGGCACCCACGTCCCTGTGA